A genomic region of Anaerolineales bacterium contains the following coding sequences:
- the map gene encoding type I methionyl aminopeptidase: protein MIVSKDSELQGLRAIGKICAATLQHMLAAAEPGMTTLELDTLGREYLERQGAHSAPQAMYQFPGATCISVSPVIAHGIPGGHVLAAGDLIHIDVSAEKGGFYADTGASLAIGKASPEVSALLKATQATLKKTLLAAKAGNRLNELGRSMQSEAQRHGFNTIVELASHGIGRKLHEEPTDVINVYNPNDARRIQEGLVLALEPFLTPGSGRIAEERDGWSLRTRDRAIAAQFEHTIVVTKGKPIILTQA, encoded by the coding sequence ATGATCGTAAGCAAAGATAGCGAACTGCAAGGGCTGCGCGCCATCGGCAAGATCTGCGCCGCTACCCTGCAACACATGCTGGCGGCGGCCGAGCCGGGCATGACCACGCTGGAGCTGGATACGCTGGGCCGCGAATACCTGGAGCGCCAGGGTGCGCACTCGGCGCCGCAGGCGATGTACCAGTTCCCCGGGGCGACCTGTATCAGCGTTTCGCCAGTGATCGCCCACGGCATCCCCGGCGGGCACGTGTTGGCGGCGGGTGATCTGATCCATATTGATGTCTCAGCCGAAAAAGGTGGCTTCTACGCCGATACGGGTGCCTCACTCGCCATTGGCAAAGCCAGCCCTGAGGTGAGCGCTCTGCTGAAAGCTACGCAGGCCACGCTCAAAAAGACGCTGCTCGCCGCCAAGGCTGGCAATCGTCTCAATGAGCTCGGGCGCAGCATGCAGAGCGAGGCGCAGCGGCACGGGTTTAATACGATCGTTGAGTTGGCCAGCCACGGCATTGGCCGCAAACTGCACGAAGAGCCCACCGATGTGATCAATGTCTACAATCCCAACGATGCCCGCCGCATACAAGAGGGGCTGGTGCTGGCACTGGAGCCGTTCCTGACGCCGGGCAGCGGGCGCATCGCCGAGGAGCGCGATGGCTGGTCTTTGCGCACGCGTGATCGTGCCATCGCGGCCCAGTTTGAGCACACCATCGTGGTCACCAAGGGCAAGCCCATCATCCTGACCCAAGCCTGA
- a CDS encoding phosphotransferase, with protein MEQFIKDRFNDTILQEAAQRYGVEAGDVKVLDSFESFIFEFARDGKEYILRIGHSHRRNQTLIEGETEWINYLVAGGVSAAQAIQSLNNKLVEPIPDGHGGDFLAVAFVKAAGGPPRGRWTPALYETYGETIGRMHALTTQYAGERKRPEWDDPVFEFVNSFLPDNETAIKQAYRDVCDYVRTLPKDSQSYGLTHQDAHGGNLFVDDSGRITLFDFDDCGYNWLVNDIAMVLFYIASTEQGKAAFTAQFMPHFLRGYAQEMPLAPQWLREIPHFMKIREIELFAVIHRDFDIDNIGDGWIANFMRGRRERIEAGEPYIEFDFSTLEPLLA; from the coding sequence ATGGAACAGTTCATCAAAGACCGCTTTAACGACACTATTTTGCAAGAGGCGGCCCAACGCTACGGTGTTGAAGCAGGCGATGTCAAAGTGCTGGATAGTTTTGAAAGCTTTATCTTTGAGTTTGCGCGGGATGGCAAAGAATACATCCTGCGCATTGGTCACAGCCACCGCCGCAACCAGACCCTGATTGAAGGCGAGACCGAATGGATTAACTACCTGGTGGCCGGTGGCGTATCGGCGGCGCAGGCCATCCAGTCGCTCAACAACAAGCTGGTGGAGCCTATCCCGGATGGGCACGGCGGCGATTTTCTCGCCGTGGCCTTCGTCAAAGCAGCCGGCGGCCCACCACGCGGCCGCTGGACGCCCGCCCTGTACGAAACCTATGGCGAGACGATTGGCCGCATGCATGCGCTCACAACCCAGTACGCTGGTGAACGCAAACGCCCGGAGTGGGATGACCCAGTCTTTGAGTTCGTCAACAGCTTCCTGCCCGATAACGAGACGGCCATAAAGCAGGCTTATCGAGACGTGTGTGATTATGTGCGCACACTGCCCAAGGACAGCCAGTCGTATGGCCTCACCCATCAGGATGCGCATGGCGGCAACCTGTTTGTGGATGATTCAGGGCGTATTACCTTGTTTGATTTTGATGATTGTGGCTACAACTGGCTGGTGAATGACATCGCCATGGTGCTGTTTTACATCGCCAGCACGGAGCAGGGCAAAGCCGCCTTCACGGCGCAATTCATGCCGCACTTCCTGCGCGGCTACGCGCAGGAAATGCCCCTGGCGCCGCAATGGCTGCGCGAGATTCCGCACTTCATGAAGATTCGCGAAATCGAACTCTTTGCCGTCATTCATCGGGATTTTGATATAGACAACATCGGAGACGGCTGGATTGCTAACTTCATGCGCGGCCGCAGGGAGCGCATTGAGGCGGGTGAGCCATATATTGAGTTTGACTTTAGCACTCTGGAGCCGCTACTGGCTTGA
- a CDS encoding nucleoside deaminase — MAISITERWAALPPGAQAALHEQWLGLAAGGLPCGAAITTAAGEVVARGRNYSYDAPGELATRQQYPLQHNRLAHAEMNALALLTTETEHNALTLWATQNPCAMCAAAIAFTDIGKVVYLADDPSDDSSLEMRLGRRDGIAYQAFGDPFWWAVSNLLFLYMPTALHGVHSSLIRMNTARYPALVQLTLQLAQGKAFDEPAQADASLPEALQPFAAELEAAAAAVPQE; from the coding sequence ATGGCAATTTCCATCACTGAACGCTGGGCGGCTTTGCCGCCAGGCGCCCAGGCCGCCCTGCACGAGCAATGGCTCGGCCTGGCTGCCGGCGGCCTGCCGTGTGGCGCTGCCATCACCACTGCCGCCGGCGAGGTGGTCGCCCGCGGGCGCAACTATAGCTATGATGCCCCCGGCGAGCTGGCCACGCGTCAGCAGTATCCCTTGCAGCACAACCGCTTGGCGCACGCCGAGATGAACGCGCTGGCGCTGCTCACCACCGAGACCGAACATAACGCACTCACTCTATGGGCCACCCAAAACCCCTGCGCCATGTGCGCTGCCGCCATTGCTTTCACTGATATTGGCAAGGTGGTGTATCTGGCCGATGACCCTTCGGATGACTCGTCGCTTGAAATGCGTCTGGGCCGCCGTGATGGCATTGCCTACCAGGCGTTTGGCGACCCCTTCTGGTGGGCAGTGTCCAACCTGCTCTTTCTCTACATGCCCACCGCGCTGCATGGCGTGCATAGCAGCCTCATTCGCATGAACACGGCTCGTTATCCGGCGCTGGTCCAGCTTACGCTGCAGTTGGCGCAGGGCAAGGCCTTTGATGAGCCAGCCCAAGCTGACGCATCGTTGCCCGAAGCGTTGCAACCCTTCGCCGCCGAGCTTGAAGCCGCGGCCGCGGCGGTGCCGCAGGAGTAG
- a CDS encoding hydroxymethylglutaryl-CoA synthase, with protein MTEHIHEHETARLLKPEHAVGIVGYGAYVPRYRLPAKEVARVWTDGTAGLPIVEKSVPGLDEDVITMSIEAARNAVARAQVPVKDLRAIWVGSESHPYAVKPSSTLVAEAIGASTSIQAADWEFACKAGTEAMVAAMGFVGSRMARYAMAIGMDTAQGRPGDALEYTAGAGGAAFIIGPAEESVAEIECTYSFVTDTPDFWRRQYAKYPEHGQRFTGEPAYFKHITTAGQAMFEATGTKPEDYTFAVFHQPNAKFPQRAGQMLGFTPEQIQTGLLVPRIGNTYSGAAIIGLTAILDIAKPGDRIMLVSFGSGAGSDAMVLRVTDKIAGKPQLAPTTEQYIQRRTEIDYAAYVRMRGKLAMK; from the coding sequence ATGACAGAGCATATCCACGAACACGAAACCGCCCGGCTGCTCAAGCCGGAACATGCCGTTGGCATCGTAGGTTATGGTGCTTATGTGCCGCGCTACCGCCTGCCCGCCAAAGAAGTAGCGCGCGTCTGGACGGACGGCACTGCGGGGTTGCCTATCGTTGAAAAATCCGTGCCGGGGTTGGATGAAGACGTCATCACGATGTCTATCGAAGCGGCGCGCAACGCGGTTGCGCGTGCCCAGGTGCCGGTCAAAGACCTGCGTGCTATCTGGGTGGGCTCTGAGTCGCACCCCTATGCCGTCAAGCCCAGCTCCACGCTAGTGGCCGAGGCCATCGGCGCCTCCACCAGCATCCAGGCGGCCGATTGGGAATTTGCCTGCAAAGCCGGCACCGAGGCGATGGTAGCGGCGATGGGCTTCGTAGGCTCGCGCATGGCGCGCTACGCCATGGCCATTGGCATGGACACCGCCCAGGGCCGCCCAGGCGACGCCCTCGAATACACCGCCGGGGCGGGTGGGGCCGCCTTCATCATTGGCCCGGCCGAAGAATCCGTGGCCGAGATCGAGTGCACTTACTCTTTCGTCACCGACACGCCCGATTTTTGGCGTCGCCAGTACGCCAAGTACCCAGAGCATGGGCAGCGTTTCACTGGTGAGCCGGCCTATTTCAAGCACATCACCACCGCGGGCCAAGCCATGTTCGAGGCCACCGGCACCAAGCCGGAGGATTACACCTTCGCCGTGTTCCACCAGCCCAACGCCAAGTTCCCCCAGCGCGCCGGGCAGATGCTGGGCTTCACGCCCGAGCAAATTCAAACCGGCCTGCTCGTGCCGCGCATCGGCAACACCTATTCCGGCGCGGCCATCATCGGCCTTACCGCCATTCTGGATATTGCCAAGCCGGGTGACCGCATCATGCTGGTTTCCTTCGGCTCTGGCGCCGGCTCAGACGCGATGGTGCTGCGCGTGACCGACAAGATTGCGGGCAAGCCGCAGTTAGCGCCCACCACTGAGCAGTACATCCAACGCCGCACCGAGATCGACTATGCCGCTTACGTACGCATGCGCGGCAAGTTGGCGATGAAGTAA
- a CDS encoding iron-siderophore ABC transporter substrate-binding protein yields the protein MFKRSFVVSLLFILALLAAACGAPAPAATPAPVTEAAVEEAATEAPTAEAAFPVSIEHKYGSTTIEAAPERIVLVGLNEQDALLALGVVPVATREWYGERPGAIFEWAQDELAALDGATPVVLSSGQLNFEEIAALEPDVIVGLYAGITQEEYTTLSQIAPTVAQPAEYVDWGVPWQEVTRTMGQIVGKAAEAENLIAGVESAFAEARAQFPNIQGAEAVVATPWGYPTSYYVYGSQDSRGRFMTSLGFSYPPVIDELAGEEFGASISLERFDIIDIDFLIWIDSLPEEMRNNPLYANLDIVKDGRVVYLSNTSPIYDALNFSTVLSIPFAIEQLSPDFAQLNQTLQTP from the coding sequence ATGTTCAAACGCAGTTTCGTAGTTTCATTACTCTTCATCCTGGCGTTGTTGGCCGCTGCCTGCGGCGCACCGGCGCCAGCTGCAACCCCCGCGCCGGTCACTGAGGCCGCGGTTGAGGAAGCCGCCACCGAGGCGCCCACCGCTGAGGCCGCATTCCCCGTCTCCATCGAGCACAAGTATGGCAGCACCACCATTGAAGCCGCGCCCGAGCGCATTGTGCTCGTTGGCCTTAATGAGCAGGATGCCCTGCTGGCCCTCGGCGTAGTGCCGGTGGCCACGCGGGAGTGGTATGGCGAACGCCCCGGCGCCATTTTTGAATGGGCGCAGGACGAGCTGGCCGCGCTGGACGGCGCAACCCCAGTAGTCTTGAGCAGCGGTCAACTCAACTTTGAGGAGATCGCCGCGCTGGAGCCGGACGTGATCGTGGGCCTGTATGCCGGGATCACCCAGGAGGAGTACACCACCCTGAGCCAAATCGCCCCCACCGTGGCGCAACCCGCCGAGTATGTCGATTGGGGCGTGCCCTGGCAGGAAGTGACCCGCACGATGGGTCAGATCGTCGGCAAGGCCGCTGAGGCGGAAAACCTGATTGCCGGCGTTGAAAGCGCTTTCGCCGAAGCGCGTGCCCAGTTCCCCAACATTCAGGGTGCCGAGGCGGTGGTCGCCACGCCGTGGGGCTACCCCACCAGCTACTACGTCTATGGCTCACAAGACTCGCGCGGCCGCTTTATGACCTCGCTGGGCTTCAGCTATCCCCCCGTGATCGATGAGTTGGCCGGTGAGGAGTTTGGCGCCTCGATCTCGCTGGAGCGCTTCGACATCATTGACATCGATTTCCTGATCTGGATCGATTCGCTGCCTGAGGAAATGCGCAATAACCCGCTCTACGCCAATCTGGACATTGTGAAGGATGGCCGCGTGGTCTACCTTTCCAACACCAGCCCGATCTACGATGCACTCAATTTCTCCACGGTGCTCAGCATCCCCTTTGCCATTGAGCAGCTCAGCCCCGATTTTGCGCAGTTGAACCAAACCCTGCAGACCCCCTAG
- a CDS encoding RNA methyltransferase, with product MSAITSRTNPKVKLARSLHERKARQESGLFLVEGVFHIGAALEASAGLQLALYAPSLLRGEFAQGLPQRLQQVGVETLEASAEIMASLSEKDNPQGILAVARQQAVSLASLPVDAAAVYLAAVAPQDPGNLGSLLRTLDAAGGTGLLLLDGGTDPWHPQAVRAGMGAHFTKPVVQASFADLVVWAAAEGVLIYGSSAKAAQDFRQAAYQRPAALLLGSEREGLSPEQLAACTQVVSLPMRGRVTSLNLSVAAGIWLYHVLR from the coding sequence ATGAGCGCCATCACCAGCCGCACGAACCCCAAAGTGAAACTTGCCCGCAGCCTGCATGAGCGCAAGGCGCGCCAGGAAAGCGGCTTGTTTTTGGTCGAGGGGGTGTTTCATATCGGCGCTGCGTTGGAGGCGAGCGCAGGACTGCAGTTGGCGCTGTATGCTCCCAGCCTGCTGCGCGGCGAGTTTGCCCAGGGGCTGCCACAGCGGCTGCAGCAGGTAGGGGTGGAAACGCTGGAGGCCAGCGCCGAAATTATGGCCAGCCTGAGCGAGAAGGACAACCCGCAGGGCATTCTGGCCGTAGCGCGGCAGCAGGCGGTGAGCCTTGCCAGCCTGCCCGTAGACGCGGCGGCCGTATACCTGGCCGCGGTGGCGCCGCAGGACCCAGGCAACCTGGGTAGCCTGTTGCGCACGCTCGACGCGGCTGGCGGCACCGGGTTGCTATTGCTTGACGGCGGCACCGACCCGTGGCATCCGCAGGCTGTGCGGGCCGGCATGGGGGCGCACTTTACCAAGCCTGTGGTGCAGGCGAGTTTTGCAGATCTTGTTGTATGGGCGGCCGCCGAGGGCGTTTTGATCTACGGCAGCTCGGCCAAAGCTGCGCAGGACTTCCGCCAGGCGGCCTACCAGCGCCCAGCAGCGCTGCTGCTGGGCAGCGAGCGCGAGGGGCTGAGCCCCGAGCAACTGGCGGCCTGCACGCAGGTGGTGAGCCTGCCGATGCGCGGGCGGGTGACCTCGCTCAACCTGTCAGTCGCTGCGGGGATTTGGCTGTATCACGTCCTGCGCTAA
- a CDS encoding Zn-ribbon domain-containing OB-fold protein: MDIPRHWRLKKQRYALTGEVCTHCDAKLFPPRDICPECGEEAKTLFQFSGKGEVYSYTTVYDAPEGYAEQAPYTLAMVKLEEGPLVTAQLTDLGEQPPAIGMPVEMVTRLLRSATDERGMLIYGYKFRPAVA, translated from the coding sequence ATGGATATCCCGCGCCATTGGAGACTCAAGAAACAACGCTACGCCCTCACTGGTGAGGTCTGTACGCACTGCGATGCCAAGCTGTTCCCGCCGCGTGACATCTGCCCCGAATGCGGCGAGGAAGCCAAGACCCTCTTCCAGTTCAGCGGCAAGGGTGAGGTTTACTCCTACACCACCGTCTACGACGCGCCCGAAGGCTACGCCGAGCAGGCGCCGTATACCCTGGCCATGGTCAAGCTCGAGGAAGGCCCCTTGGTCACCGCCCAATTGACCGACCTTGGCGAACAGCCGCCTGCCATCGGCATGCCGGTGGAGATGGTCACTCGTCTGCTGCGTTCCGCCACCGATGAGCGCGGTATGCTCATCTACGGTTACAAGTTCCGCCCGGCCGTAGCCTAA
- a CDS encoding LysM peptidoglycan-binding domain-containing protein, translating to MRKNRLSLLIFVLLALLLAACTRSASTDPVTVATEDPLVSIFNTMATQTALAGQDKTGVQPTLDVSATPLFGNTATVAPSATPEATATTTPAPITQLAVPSSYTLHEGEWPYCLARRFDINPDALLSANGLNANNANSLSVGTTISIPSGVGGYGGERALRAHPTTYVASGADSFYSIACAFGDVWPEHIAEANGLSLDQNIPGGTQLHIP from the coding sequence ATGAGAAAAAACCGCTTGTCCCTGCTGATCTTCGTGCTGTTGGCGCTGTTGCTGGCGGCCTGCACGCGCTCTGCTTCCACCGATCCGGTGACGGTCGCTACCGAGGACCCACTGGTGTCGATCTTCAACACGATGGCCACCCAAACCGCCCTGGCCGGCCAGGATAAAACCGGTGTGCAGCCCACGCTGGACGTAAGCGCCACCCCGCTGTTCGGCAACACCGCCACCGTGGCGCCCAGCGCTACCCCCGAAGCCACGGCCACCACCACGCCGGCCCCGATCACCCAGCTGGCCGTGCCGAGTAGCTACACGCTGCACGAAGGGGAATGGCCGTATTGCCTGGCGCGCCGTTTTGACATCAATCCGGATGCTTTGCTCTCCGCCAATGGGCTGAACGCCAACAACGCCAACAGCCTCAGCGTTGGCACCACCATCAGCATTCCCAGTGGGGTGGGTGGCTATGGTGGCGAGCGTGCTCTGCGTGCGCACCCCACCACCTACGTGGCCAGCGGCGCGGATAGCTTCTATAGTATTGCCTGCGCTTTCGGCGATGTATGGCCGGAGCACATTGCCGAAGCCAATGGCCTCAGCCTTGACCAGAACATTCCTGGTGGCACGCAGCTACACATTCCCTAG
- a CDS encoding hydroxymethylglutaryl-CoA reductase, degradative, with protein MNSPIENTSRIPGFYDLSIEERHQRLRALGILSEEQLGALAQGGIHAEAADHMVENAIGVHSLPLGLGLNFMVNGREVLVPMAVEEPSVVAGASFMAKLARAAGGFTASTDAPLMIGQMQLLDVADLDAAAAALQASTPDLLAEAAQIDPILLKLGGGPRELVIRRIDDSPIGPFLVLHLIYDVRDAMGANAINTACERLAPRIEALSGGRVHLRILSNLADRRLARAACTIKRSELAFGDFSTEQVRDGIVEAWAFAAADPYRAATHNKGIMNGIDAVVIATGNDWRAVEAGAHAYAARDGRYTSLSTWGVSPEGDLVGSLELPMAVGIVGGATKVHPTAQAALKLMGVTSAAQLAEIITAVGLAQNLAALRALATEGIQRGHMGLHARQVAIAAGAHGEMVEKLAAQLVAEKTVRVDRAEELLKEWSQ; from the coding sequence ATGAATTCGCCAATTGAAAACACCTCTCGCATTCCCGGTTTTTACGACCTGTCTATAGAAGAGCGCCACCAGCGCCTGCGGGCGCTTGGCATCCTCTCCGAGGAGCAGCTCGGCGCCCTGGCACAGGGCGGCATTCACGCCGAGGCGGCTGACCACATGGTGGAGAATGCCATCGGCGTGCATAGCCTGCCGCTGGGGCTGGGGCTCAACTTCATGGTCAACGGCCGTGAGGTGCTGGTACCGATGGCCGTTGAAGAGCCTTCCGTCGTAGCCGGCGCATCCTTCATGGCCAAGCTGGCCCGCGCTGCTGGCGGTTTCACCGCCAGCACAGACGCGCCGCTCATGATCGGCCAGATGCAGCTGCTGGATGTGGCCGATTTGGATGCGGCGGCCGCCGCCCTGCAGGCCTCCACACCCGACCTGCTGGCCGAGGCGGCGCAGATCGACCCGATCCTCCTCAAGCTGGGCGGCGGCCCGCGCGAGCTGGTCATCCGCCGCATTGACGATTCGCCCATTGGCCCCTTCCTGGTGCTGCACCTCATCTACGATGTGCGCGATGCGATGGGCGCCAATGCCATCAACACCGCCTGCGAGCGCCTCGCGCCGCGCATTGAAGCGCTCAGCGGCGGCCGCGTGCACCTGCGCATTCTCAGCAACCTGGCCGACCGCCGCCTGGCGCGCGCCGCTTGCACCATCAAACGCAGTGAGCTCGCCTTTGGCGATTTCAGCACCGAGCAGGTACGCGATGGCATCGTGGAAGCCTGGGCCTTCGCCGCGGCCGACCCGTACCGCGCCGCTACGCACAACAAAGGCATCATGAACGGTATTGACGCCGTGGTCATCGCCACCGGCAATGACTGGCGCGCCGTGGAAGCGGGCGCGCATGCTTATGCGGCGCGTGATGGCCGCTATACCTCGCTTAGCACCTGGGGCGTATCGCCCGAGGGTGATCTGGTCGGCAGCCTGGAGCTGCCGATGGCAGTCGGTATCGTCGGCGGGGCCACCAAAGTGCACCCCACCGCCCAGGCCGCCCTCAAGCTGATGGGCGTGACCAGCGCCGCGCAGCTTGCCGAGATCATCACTGCCGTTGGCTTGGCGCAGAACCTGGCCGCCTTGCGCGCCCTCGCCACCGAGGGCATCCAGCGCGGTCACATGGGTCTGCACGCCCGCCAGGTGGCGATTGCCGCTGGGGCGCATGGCGAAATGGTCGAGAAGCTGGCCGCTCAGTTAGTAGCAGAAAAGACCGTGCGCGTAGACCGCGCCGAAGAACTATTGAAGGAATGGTCGCAATGA
- a CDS encoding thiolase domain-containing protein (Catalyzes the synthesis of acetoacetyl coenzyme A from two molecules of acetyl coenzyme A. It can also act as a thiolase, catalyzing the reverse reaction and generating two-carbon units from the four-carbon product of fatty acid oxidation), which produces MTNVIIAGIGQTPVNEHWDTSLRELAFHAMEAAMQDADGLRPTALYVGNMLAGQLSKQTQLATLLADFAGLTGIEAATVEAAGASAAMALRAGTMAVSSGMVDFAMVLGVEKLSEQVPAEVEAALAMSSDTDYEAEQGMTLTAQAAMLAQRYVYEHKVPEHALAGFAVTAHANGAHNPNAMFRKAIKPETYAKAGLVSAPLNLFDVAPNADGAAALILTRRELLPPKFSHPLVEITGSSAVTDTLALHDRPDPLIFNAARLSIERACAQAGILPKDADFFELFDAFSIYSALTLEAAGLAARGEGWKLAQNGAISLTGEMPITTLGGLKARGFPGGATGAYQAAEAALQLRGQAGGAQIAGAKTALVQSLGGPASTAVTHVLKTV; this is translated from the coding sequence ATGACGAACGTAATCATCGCAGGTATCGGGCAGACGCCCGTCAACGAACACTGGGACACTTCGCTGCGTGAGTTGGCCTTTCACGCAATGGAGGCCGCCATGCAGGATGCTGACGGCCTGCGCCCTACGGCGCTGTACGTGGGCAACATGCTGGCTGGCCAGCTTTCCAAGCAGACCCAGCTGGCCACCTTGCTGGCTGATTTTGCCGGCCTGACCGGTATCGAAGCCGCCACGGTGGAAGCCGCCGGCGCCTCAGCCGCCATGGCGCTGCGCGCCGGCACAATGGCCGTCTCCAGCGGCATGGTGGATTTCGCCATGGTGCTGGGCGTCGAGAAGCTCAGCGAGCAAGTGCCCGCCGAGGTCGAAGCCGCCCTGGCGATGAGCTCGGATACGGACTACGAAGCGGAGCAGGGCATGACCCTGACCGCGCAAGCCGCCATGCTGGCGCAACGCTACGTCTACGAGCATAAAGTGCCTGAGCACGCGCTGGCTGGGTTCGCGGTTACCGCGCATGCCAACGGCGCGCATAACCCCAATGCCATGTTCCGCAAAGCCATCAAGCCCGAGACGTATGCCAAGGCGGGCCTGGTCAGCGCGCCGCTCAACCTGTTTGACGTTGCTCCCAATGCGGATGGCGCTGCGGCGCTCATCCTCACCCGCCGTGAGCTGTTGCCGCCCAAGTTTTCGCACCCTCTGGTCGAGATCACCGGCTCCAGCGCGGTCACTGACACGCTAGCGCTGCATGACCGCCCCGATCCGCTCATCTTCAACGCCGCACGCCTCTCCATCGAACGTGCTTGCGCCCAGGCGGGCATTCTGCCTAAGGATGCTGATTTCTTCGAGCTCTTCGATGCCTTTTCCATCTATAGTGCCCTCACGCTGGAAGCTGCTGGCCTGGCTGCCCGCGGCGAAGGCTGGAAGCTGGCCCAGAACGGCGCCATCTCGCTGACTGGCGAGATGCCCATTACCACCCTGGGCGGCCTGAAAGCGCGCGGCTTCCCCGGCGGCGCCACGGGCGCCTACCAGGCGGCCGAGGCTGCGCTGCAACTGCGCGGCCAGGCGGGTGGGGCGCAGATCGCTGGCGCCAAGACTGCCCTGGTACAGAGCCTGGGCGGCCCGGCATCCACCGCCGTGACGCACGTCTTAAAAACTGTTTAG
- the hppD gene encoding 4-hydroxyphenylpyruvate dioxygenase, whose translation MAQAQSQTETRPMTEEGDFLPIQGIDHIHFYVGNAKHAMHYWWKGLGFKPVAYSGLETGNRDFASYVLESGKIRVVVSAAYGPSHEIAGHQLAHGDGVKVVALQVEDVEKAYKETTSRGGVSAWAPREQKDEFGILRTSAIRTYGEVLHMFVDRSEYKGPYAPGYQPLEKEANNAGLAAVDHIVGNVQLGKMNYWVNFYHRVMGFRQLQHFDDQDISTEYSALMSKVMENGNGRIKLPINEPADGKRRSQIEEYLDYYYGPGVQHLALSTGDIIETMTQLKENGIEFLRVPDEYYAQLPERVGDIVKEPLDKINELGILVDHDDEGYLLQVFSRPIQDRPTSFIEVIQRRGSRGFGKGNFKALFEALEAEQDRRGNL comes from the coding sequence ATGGCTCAAGCGCAATCTCAAACCGAAACACGCCCCATGACCGAGGAAGGCGATTTTCTGCCCATTCAAGGCATAGACCATATACATTTTTACGTAGGCAATGCCAAGCACGCCATGCACTACTGGTGGAAGGGCCTCGGCTTCAAGCCGGTGGCATATTCCGGCCTGGAAACTGGCAACCGTGACTTTGCCTCCTACGTTTTGGAGTCTGGCAAGATCCGCGTAGTGGTGTCGGCGGCCTATGGCCCCAGCCACGAGATTGCCGGCCACCAGCTGGCGCACGGCGACGGCGTGAAAGTGGTAGCGCTGCAAGTGGAAGATGTAGAGAAGGCCTACAAAGAGACCACCTCCCGTGGCGGTGTGAGCGCCTGGGCGCCGCGCGAGCAGAAGGACGAGTTTGGCATCCTGCGCACCTCAGCCATTCGCACCTACGGCGAAGTGCTGCATATGTTCGTCGACCGCAGCGAGTACAAAGGCCCCTATGCGCCCGGCTACCAGCCGCTGGAAAAAGAAGCCAATAACGCCGGCCTGGCTGCGGTGGACCATATTGTGGGCAACGTGCAGCTGGGCAAGATGAACTACTGGGTGAATTTCTATCACCGCGTGATGGGTTTCCGCCAGTTGCAGCACTTTGATGACCAGGACATCAGCACGGAGTATTCAGCTTTGATGTCTAAAGTGATGGAGAACGGCAACGGGCGCATTAAGCTGCCCATCAACGAGCCGGCAGATGGCAAGCGCCGCAGCCAGATCGAAGAATACTTGGACTACTACTACGGCCCGGGCGTGCAGCACCTGGCGCTGTCCACCGGCGACATCATCGAGACGATGACGCAGCTCAAAGAGAATGGCATTGAATTCCTGCGCGTGCCGGATGAGTACTACGCCCAGTTGCCGGAGCGCGTCGGTGACATCGTCAAGGAACCGCTGGACAAGATCAATGAACTCGGCATCCTGGTGGACCATGATGACGAAGGTTACCTGCTGCAAGTCTTCTCGCGCCCCATTCAGGACCGCCCCACTTCATTTATTGAGGTAATTCAGCGCCGCGGCAGCCGCGGCTTCGGCAAAGGCAACTTCAAGGCTCTGTTCGAAGCGCTGGAAGCGGAGCAAGACCGCCGCGGCAATCTGTAG